In a genomic window of Scheffersomyces stipitis CBS 6054 chromosome 4, complete sequence:
- a CDS encoding predicted protein — protein sequence MSSLPEQAKNFLSQIDAKTANQQLLHQFEKQTGLPRSYAVLALVAVYFVLIFLNVGGVGQLLSNIAGFVIPGYYSLIALNTRTSSDDTQLLTYWVVFAFLNVVEFWSKAILYWVPFYFLFKTIFLLYIGVPSFGGATLVYQNIIKPFSEKYVGTGGKGSIASKIDDAAEGISSGVEL from the exons ATGTCTTCTTTGCCCGAGCAAGCTAAGAACTTTTTGTCTCAAATTGATGCT AAAACTGCCAACCAACAACTTTTGCATCAATTCGAAAAGCAAACTGGTTTGCCAAGATCCTATGCTGTCTTAGCTTTGGTTGCCGTATACTTCGtgttgattttcttgaacgTTGGTGGCGTTGGTCAACTTTTGTCCAACATTGCTGGTTTTGTCATACCAGGTTACTACTCTTTGATTGCCTTGAACACCAGAACTTCCTCTGATGACACCCAATTGTTAACCTACTGGGTTGTATTCGCCTTCTTGAACGTCGTTGAATTCTGGTCCAAGGCTATCTTGTACTGGGTTCCAttctacttcttgttcaagaccATCTTCTTGCTCTACATTGGTGTTCCATCATTCGGTGGTGCCACTCTTGTATACCAAAACATCATCAAGCCATTTTCCGAAAAATATGTTGGTACAGGTGGTAAAGGCAGTATTGCTAGCAAGATCGATGATGCTGCTGAAGGTATTTCCTCTGGCGTTGAGCTCTAA